In one window of Macrobrachium rosenbergii isolate ZJJX-2024 chromosome 11, ASM4041242v1, whole genome shotgun sequence DNA:
- the Pabp2 gene encoding uncharacterized protein Pabp2 isoform X1, whose product MNLCTRMKESGSDFAEKPLYFYTTSNYYAHSVPSSIPVYKVAEEGMGGTAFEENNVTDYETEVSQLYADIAAKRKDSKVSVIASNCGSGNLSSSVFSNFIEGTPLPEGKFLDMQDLVHALLSCTPLNKIPRGFKKNLYFIVKQNTQGDDSISLSKLYADEFSWVGCFETTEAFYGKKTGEFDRLVLKKGNYFLNSEKTPMNPQPTSDDILIVKRNYGSAQAPFSLQRRITLVTNVPSYMHSSISLTVCVEYVSDLEGSVDGEEFSNLPFPVQLPHKSALTCGVPLPEGNFLDIDTLLAALVSRDSLSYIPDGVKEDVYYICNDSSNLFCRKTGNLISNFDAFGPWSNSHSVIISFIVHEVGSYERCYAEDELYYRQKRVGNDMKYELYDPQPSSNSILEIYRSHASSVGLWRRITWVVRAPKVLCSVVPHTACVEYLRLFRQGPLMNKSDDDLVDRTACNEGAPLPGGKFLPPRSLLQALRSAKPVENIPERLKNNIYFIVGIEKVKDLLSDSDWYSGSEVTHEMFATVPESKSDVKIFKKRGFYYVKNGVPLLPQPTYDSILGIDRLTSTWRKSGACKRQITWITKVPSHLAPLPINLACVEYVVDTEACLESVDSLQLESGKVAHANKQKLVKSAVGQDITQPVSSPLMNESGSLLKDVLFPISDDVRHSFIHHVEYRKGEITSLILYKEEQLLNLCQFCCSDFHPSVLCVKTLFKNQAFNVTVLTYINYSVIHGPTGEHPVFIGPIFLHKDDDCLTYNVFLSHIKKKINEIHRQVRGGKRSPLVWGTDVVEALQQSLTKFPRSCRLVCSNDVECHVLQMVKDHFSKSSELVEKTVEVFVGSEGLCNSPNEKELRNQFRMAKLLGIVPPELLLQFEMKFFPILKRNFATYDHHPWIKRGWVNDSKGIMFELAKADSVISGFADMKNTNELGGGCNMLVKLVNDLYDYAQNQVNELFSALMDKSELLTLCDDFKMYKISRHLNSCLTEAQLFERFQNFLSGKKLKAKVGPMEKIGGENVNVNYITDPELVVQQKKKTPGKKADGYTSKKKTVLRSVGKSMNNRHRHELLRDEVKPDTCKRNTENSCEERPQLSQKRKRNSLTKELNTAMETHGALLGRCKERAKWPQNRLHEEGKSERRLGDDSHSPEALHVIDNVEVKELPLKIQRRNITDKTVKDNKSEVIQGHLVCEQYGQESVTPQKKIAEAGFGGSNCYRGLLFEKCAVKGGEVSENKSKKKNSSGPKLQKKSKSNGSLKKRKKSIVSGKLGGTYKIKSLKGQQRKLLKNNTGQFFRILGSNHSSIGRRQFTCLKKLQGNLQKRSRKSMGKQDQEGVEPYYSKSRKRKGSTDQHPVGNECQVVDGNSRKSCLFEEVKYTDRKTHCLKKVSVKLEYLPQETLRKLSEHGSLLV is encoded by the coding sequence ATGAACCTGTGTACACGGATGAAGGAGTCAGGAAGTGATTTTGCAGAAAAACCTCTATATTTTTATACCACTTCAAACTATTATGCTCACTCTGTGCCCTCTTCAATCCCAGTTTATAAAGTGGCTGAAGAAGGAATGGGAGGGACGGcttttgaggaaaataatgtaaCAGATTATGAGACAGAAGTATCGCAGCTTTATGCAGACATTGCTGCAAAGCGTAAAGACAGTAAAGTTTCAGTTATTGCCTCTAATTGTGGCAGTGGTAATTTAAGCAGTAGTGTATTTAGTAATTTTATAGAAGGTACACCTTTACCTGAAGGAAAGTTTTTAGATATGCAGGATCTTGTTCATGCACTTCTTTCATGTACCCCATTGAATAAGATACCAAGAGGTTTCAagaaaaatctgtattttattgttaagcAAAATACACAGGGTGATGATAGcatttctctttcaaaattataTGCAGATGAATTTTCTTGGGTTGGTTGTTTTGAAACTACAGAGGCTTTTTATGGCAAGAAAACAGGAGAATTTGACAGGCTAGTTTTAAAGAAAGGTAATTACTTTTTGAACAGTGAGAAAACTCCCATGAATCCTCAACCAACATCAGATGATATTTTAATAGTCAAAAGAAACTATGGCTCAGCACAAGCACCATTTAGTCTCCAAAGGCGTATCACGTTGGTCACAAATGTACCCTCGTACATGCATTCTAGCATTTCTCTGACAGTGTGTGTTGAATATGTTAGTGATTTGGAAGGGTCTGTTGATGGTGAAGAGTTTAGTAATTTACCCTTTCCAGTTCAATTGCCTCACAAATCTGCTCTGACATGTGGTGTTCCATTACCAGAAGGAAACTTTTTAGACATTGATACCTTGCTGGCAGCATTAGTGTCAAGAGATAGCTTGTCTTATATACCAGATGGTGTGAAAGAAGATGTATACTATATTTGCAATGACTCTTCAAATTTGTTTTGTCGAAAGACGGGGAACTTAATTTCTAATTTTGATGCGTTCGGCCCATGGAGTAATAGTCATTCTGTTATTATAAGTTTTATTGTACATGAAGTGGGGTCATATGAAAGATGTTATGCAGAGGATGAACTTTATTACAGACAGAAAAGGGTGGGCaatgatatgaaatatgaattgtATGATCCACAGCCATCGTCTAACAGTATACTGGAAATTTACAGAAGTCACGCCTCAAGCGTAGGTCTTTGGAGAAGAATTACCTGGGTAGTTAGAGCCCCTAAGGTCCTTTGTTCAGTTGTTCCTCACACTGCTTGTGTAGAATATTTAAGGTTGTTTCGTCAGGGGCCCTTAATGAACAAAAGTGATGATGATCTTGTTGACAGAACAGCATGCAATGAAGGTGCACCTTTACCTGGAGGGAAGTTTTTGCCCCCAAGGTCACTTCTACAAGCATTGCGCTCTGCTAAACCTGTTGAAAACATTCCAGAACGGTTGAAGAATAACATATATTTCATTGTAGGAATTGAAAAGGTAAAAGACTTGCTTAGCGACAGTGACTGGTATTCAGGAAGTGAAGTGACTCATGAAATGTTTGCTACTGTACCAGAGTCAAAGTCTgatgtcaaaatatttaaaaaacgtgGCTTTTATTATGTGAAGAACGGTGTGCCATTATTACCACAACCAACATATGACAGCATTTTGGGTATTGATCGCCTTACATCAACATGGAGAAAGTCTGGAGCATGCAAGAGACAAATAACTTGGATAACTAAAGTACCTTCTCACTTGGCTCCATTGCCAATAAATTTAGCCTGTGTTGAATATGTTGTGGATACTGAAGCATGTCTGGAATCTGTTGATTCATTGCAGTTAGAATCTGGGAAAGTTGCCCAtgctaataaacaaaaattagtaAAGAGTGCTGTTGGACAAGACATAACACAGCCTGTGTCTTCTCCTCTTATGAATGAATCGGGAAGTTTGTTGAAGgatgttttatttcctatttcagaTGATGTGAGACATAGCTTTATTCATCATGTAGAGTATAGAAAAGGTGAAATAACTTCATTGATATTATATAAAGAAGAGCAGTTGTTGAatttgtgtcagttttgttgttctgATTTCCACCCGTCTGTACTTTGtgtgaaaacattatttaaaaaccaAGCCTTTAATGTTACTGTCTTGACTTACATAAATTATTCTGTAATTCATGGTCCTACAGGTGAACATCCTGTATTTATTGGTCCAATATTTCTTCATAAAGATGATGATTGTTTGACCTATAATGTGTTTTTatctcatattaaaaaaaaaattaatgaaattcatCGCCAggtgagaggaggaaaaaggagccCACTGGTTTGGGGAACTGATGTTGTCGAAGCATTGCAACAGTCATTAACTAAGTTTCCAAGAAGTTGTAGACTAGTATGTTCCAATGATGTGGAATGCCATGTTTTACAGATGGTAAAGGATCACTTCAGCAAGTCATCAGAGTTGGTTGAGAAAACAGTCGAGGTGTTTGTTGGGTCTGAAGGACTGTGCAACAGTCCAAATGAAAAGGAGCTTCGTAATCAATTTAGAATGGCTAAACTTCTGGGAATTGTTCCTCCAGAGCTATTGCTGCAATTTGAAATGAAGTTTTTTCCCATATTGAAGAGAAATTTTGCGACTTATGATCATCATCCATGGATAAAACGAGGATGGGTAAATGATAGTAAAGGAATTATGTTTGAGCTAGCAAAAGCAGATAGTGTAATTTCTGGGTTTGCTGATATGAAAAACACAAACGAACTTGGAGGTGGCTGTAATATGTTGGTCAAACTGGTGAACGACCTGTATGATTATGCGCAAAATCAGGTAAACGAACTTTTCAGTGCTTTAATGGATAAGAGTGAGCTCTTAACACTTTGTGATGACTTTAAAATGTATAAGATAAGTAGACATTTGAATAGTTGTCTAACAGAGGCACAACTTTTTGAAAGATTTCAGAATTTCCTTAGTGggaaaaaattgaaagcaaaagtTGGACCCATGGAAAAAATTGGAGgtgaaaatgtaaatgtaaattatattactGATCCAGAATTAGttgttcagcaaaaaaaaaagactcctggGAAAAAGGCTGATGGCTACACTAGCAAAAAGAAAACGGTTCTCAGATCAGTAGGCAAAAGCATGAATAACAGACACAGACATGAATTACTTCGTGATGAAGTTAAACCTGATACTTGTAAGAGGAACACTGAGAACAGTTGTGAAGAAAGACCTCAGTTGTcccaaaaaaggaagagaaatagtcTAACAAAGGAACTTAATACAGCTATGGAAACTCATGGAGCATTGCTTGGAAGATGTAAGGAGAGGGCAAAATGGCCCCAGAACAGACTTCATGAAGAAGGGAAATCAGAACGAAGGTTAGGTGATGACAGCCATAGTCCTGAAGCATTGCATGTTATAGATAACGTAGAAGTAAAGGAACTGCCATTGAAGATTCAAAGGAGAAACATTACAGATAAGACAGTTAAGGACAATAAGAGTGAAGTTATTCAGGGACATTTGGTGTGTGAACAGTATGGGCAAGAATCTGTAACTCCACAGAAAAAGATTGCTGAGGCAGGTTTTGGAGGTAGTAATTGTTATCGTGGACTGTTATTTGAGAAATGTGCAGTGAAAGGTGGAGAGGTATCTGAGAACAaatcgaagaaaaaaaattcatctggtccaaagttgcagaaaaagaGCAAGTCAAATGGTTcattgaaaaagagaaagaagagtatTGTCTCGGGTAAATTGGGTGGAACGTACAAGATAAAATCTTTGAAGGGACAACAGAGGAAGTTGCTAAAAAATAACACTGGTCAGTTCTTCAGAATTCTTGGAAGTAATCACTCTAGTATTGGTAGACGTCAATTTACATGTTTAAAGAAATTACAGGGGAATTTACAGAAGCGCAGTCGTAAGTCAATGGGTAAACAAGACCAGGAGGGGGTTGAGCCATACTACAGTAAGTCTAGAAAAAGGAAGGGAAGCACTGACCAACATCCAGTAGGTAATGAATGTCAGGTGGTAGATGGAAATTCCAGAAAAAGCTGTTTATTTGAAGAAGTGAAATACACGGATAGAAAGACGCATTGCTTGAAAAAGGTTTCTGTGAAATTGGAATATCTTCCACAAGAAACATTAAGGAAATTATCAGAGCATGGTAGTTTGCTTGTATAA